A single region of the Ancylobacter novellus DSM 506 genome encodes:
- a CDS encoding DUF1007 family protein, whose amino-acid sequence MFRRLLVAALAFIGLIGPALAHPHVWVEVRSQLDYAPDGTLTGVKHAWKFDEAFSSYALQGLETTPDGKPSDKTLKELAQVNIDSLKEFDYFTYAKRGKEDEKFLPPTNYSLTYDGTQLTLHFTLPFEKPQAKKGALTLDVYDPTYFVAFQLADDDPIKLAGDAAGCALTLHRPDPAATNSSNLTESFFNALTSSSQFGSQFANRVTVTCS is encoded by the coding sequence ATGTTCCGGCGACTATTGGTGGCGGCGCTCGCCTTCATCGGCCTGATCGGGCCGGCGCTGGCCCATCCGCATGTGTGGGTGGAGGTGCGCTCGCAGCTCGACTACGCGCCGGACGGCACGCTCACCGGCGTCAAGCACGCGTGGAAGTTCGACGAGGCCTTTTCCAGCTACGCGCTGCAGGGGCTGGAGACCACGCCCGACGGCAAGCCCAGCGACAAGACGCTGAAGGAGCTGGCGCAGGTCAACATCGATTCCCTCAAGGAATTCGACTATTTCACCTACGCCAAGCGCGGCAAGGAAGACGAGAAATTCCTGCCGCCGACCAATTATTCGCTAACCTATGACGGCACGCAGCTCACCCTGCACTTCACTTTGCCCTTCGAGAAGCCGCAGGCGAAGAAGGGCGCGCTGACGCTCGACGTCTACGACCCGACCTATTTCGTCGCCTTCCAGCTCGCCGATGACGATCCGATCAAGCTCGCCGGCGATGCCGCTGGCTGCGCGCTCACTTTGCACCGGCCGGACCCGGCGGCGACCAATTCGTCGAACCTCACCGAGAGCTTCTTCAACGCGCTGACATCGTCGAGCCAGTTCGGCTCGCAATTCGCCAACCGCGTCACGGTGACCTGCTCGTGA
- a CDS encoding nickel/cobalt transporter, protein MRQRLLLATLAIAAGWLSLHPAFAQSPFGVGAPPPPPESGGIAGYILAKQAEFYRLLTSAVRASKQDGSALALLGGISFAYGIFHAAGPGHGKAVISSYLLANEATLKRGIGLAFASAFAQALAAILVAGVFAVILGATAASMSRAVTIVEIAAYGLIVLIGLRLAYIKGRALLAAWRGVPAHVHGPDCGCEDGHGHMPGPEELPKGNSWREWWGAVLSVGLRPCSGAILVLVFALTQGIFWVGAASTLLMGVGTAITVSAIAAIAVFAKRAAVRLAANRPGSAGTVMLRGVEFLAALALIAFGLALMLGFMASERLTLG, encoded by the coding sequence GTGAGGCAGCGCCTCCTCCTCGCCACGCTGGCCATCGCCGCCGGCTGGCTGAGCCTGCACCCCGCCTTCGCGCAGAGCCCGTTCGGCGTCGGCGCCCCGCCTCCGCCCCCGGAGAGCGGCGGGATCGCCGGCTACATCCTCGCCAAGCAGGCGGAGTTCTACCGGCTGCTCACCTCGGCGGTGCGTGCCTCCAAGCAGGACGGCAGCGCGCTCGCTTTGCTGGGCGGCATCTCCTTCGCCTATGGCATCTTCCACGCCGCCGGCCCCGGCCATGGCAAGGCGGTGATCTCCTCCTACCTCCTGGCCAATGAGGCGACGCTCAAGCGCGGCATTGGCCTCGCCTTCGCCAGCGCGTTTGCGCAGGCGCTGGCCGCCATCCTCGTCGCCGGCGTCTTCGCGGTGATCCTCGGCGCCACCGCCGCCTCGATGAGCCGGGCGGTCACTATCGTCGAGATCGCCGCCTATGGGCTGATCGTGCTGATCGGCCTGCGCCTCGCCTACATCAAGGGCCGCGCGCTGCTCGCCGCCTGGCGCGGCGTGCCGGCCCATGTCCACGGCCCGGATTGCGGCTGCGAGGACGGGCACGGCCACATGCCCGGTCCGGAGGAACTGCCCAAGGGCAATAGCTGGCGCGAATGGTGGGGCGCGGTGCTCTCGGTCGGGCTGCGCCCCTGCTCGGGCGCCATACTGGTGCTGGTCTTCGCGCTGACCCAGGGCATCTTCTGGGTCGGCGCCGCTTCGACCCTGCTCATGGGCGTGGGCACGGCGATCACGGTGAGTGCCATCGCCGCCATCGCCGTCTTCGCCAAGCGCGCGGCGGTGCGCCTCGCCGCCAACCGGCCGGGTTCGGCAGGCACGGTGATGCTGCGCGGCGTCGAGTTCCTCGCCGCACTGGCGCTGATCGCCTTCGGCCTCGCGCTGATGCTCGGCTTCATGGCCAGCGAGCGCCTGACGCTGGGGTGA
- a CDS encoding acetoacetate decarboxylase yields the protein MKIEDVRRTAYSMPLTSPSYPKGPYRFFDREFFIVTYRTDPAALEKVVPEPLKVIEPIVKYEFIRMPDSTGFGDYTETGQVIPVEFEGRKGGYVHAMYLDDESPIAGGRELWGFPKKLAKPKMAVESDVLVGSLHYGSVLCASATMGYKYEALDHDAVLKSLAAPNWMIKIIPHVDGTARVCELVEYYLENVTLKEAWTGPAALGLFPHAICDVAKLPVLEVLSAVHMRTDLTLGLGKVVHDYLKD from the coding sequence ATGAAGATCGAGGACGTCCGCCGCACCGCCTATTCCATGCCGCTGACCAGCCCTTCCTATCCCAAGGGGCCGTATCGCTTCTTCGACCGCGAGTTCTTCATCGTCACCTACCGCACCGATCCGGCGGCGCTGGAGAAGGTGGTGCCCGAGCCGCTGAAGGTCATCGAGCCGATCGTCAAATATGAGTTCATCCGCATGCCGGATTCGACCGGCTTCGGCGACTACACCGAGACCGGGCAGGTGATCCCGGTGGAGTTCGAAGGCCGCAAGGGCGGCTATGTCCATGCGATGTATCTCGACGACGAGTCGCCCATCGCCGGCGGGCGCGAGCTGTGGGGCTTCCCGAAGAAGCTCGCCAAGCCGAAAATGGCCGTCGAGAGCGACGTGCTGGTAGGGAGCCTGCATTACGGCAGCGTGCTCTGCGCCTCCGCCACCATGGGCTACAAGTACGAGGCGCTCGACCATGACGCCGTGCTCAAGTCGCTGGCCGCGCCGAACTGGATGATCAAGATCATCCCGCATGTCGACGGCACGGCGCGGGTGTGCGAACTGGTCGAATATTATCTCGAGAACGTCACGCTGAAGGAGGCTTGGACCGGCCCGGCGGCGCTCGGCCTGTTCCCGCACGCCATCTGCGACGTCGCCAAGCTCCCCGTGCTGGAGGTACTCTCCGCCGTGCACATGCGCACCGATCTCACGCTGGGCCTCGGCAAGGTGGTGCACGACTATCTGAAGGATTGA
- a CDS encoding autotransporter outer membrane beta-barrel domain-containing protein, producing the protein MNRLFSSASCSALLAASALLFVPLAAGLAPAHADPAPSGSFIVPTGTTETAPQSVSGTDTGVIEEGGTLETDGDDAIVWDGPATGAGVVITNDGTISTTDRAIDTDGEVSGTFTLQNNGVIESGDDTVRINDAFAGGYLHVINTGEMTSGEGQVFDLNKATDASAVVVIENSGSITAQENDAIRFGSGAITLINSGTIQTLNEDDRALKFDDEGNIENVSTFTLVNEEGGKIIGGDDAFKIAADADNNASSAVITIENHGLIDGGAGQALDFADLTSATNTITIINHATGVLQSSEADGIRPGAFASVINYGVIQSTDLTSDGDGVDFQGAGGSVLNKTGGEILGAKHGVTGDGAVTVTNEAGGMILGRNGSGINVDSTGDTIVTITNYGTIQGAVTGLLDDDEDTADGTPDGDGDGVDVDGQVILHNYGLIQGTGATGTNDGDPNTADGIAAGGGLIHNHAGATIQAFDNYANEGQDDVGRAILIDDSSQGPAPFATTLINEGTVVSDGVAVTFIGDNDDVIVNAGVISSDNAKAVDMGGGDDLFVYRSGSQVTGYVTGGDGDNTFELGGSGSFNLGLLGDEAQYRDFGTLLIGEGSSFTGTGSSDFAGAVVVDGSFVLNGALPSVALTIANGATLGGNATLGSLTVGNGGTVTPGNSIGTVTVNGTATFDTGSTYVVEFNQTSSDRIVADTSAINGGTVMLSSEGGPLNVGAVYTIVSADATTTPDGKFDGITMAQDFLFIDPTLGRDGASVTLTLERNGTSFASLAQTANQRAVANAIEFANGGLLQSTVFAATAGDQAAIAEGFDLLSGEVHASVGTTLFYQSNLVADTLVGRLRQASAAGDSPAMAALAAGGPVTAYAARAPEPASPFPVKAAPLEPAGPVYATWAQGFGQWNSTDGNGNAADIDSSLGGFLAGADVTSGNATFGLAAGYTSSSTDIDDRLSSADADTALIAAYAGASLDAWRLRGGASYGWSDVDTKRTAAMLGLAENPLGSYDGSTANVFVEAAYAVEAAGIAFEPFAQMAWSWIDTDSFVETNAPVLGLSSSGLSYDVPYSTLGLRLATSFAVGEGTVTPHATLAWRHAYGDLSPEVAMSFASTGGAFTVAGAPIAEDSFVLGAGIDLNIGQNLSLNVGYEGQFASDVDTNAIKGGLTYRF; encoded by the coding sequence ATGAACCGCCTCTTCTCGTCGGCCAGCTGCTCCGCTCTGCTGGCCGCCAGCGCTCTGCTGTTCGTGCCGCTGGCCGCCGGCCTTGCTCCGGCGCATGCCGATCCCGCGCCGAGCGGCTCGTTCATCGTTCCCACCGGCACGACCGAGACCGCGCCGCAGAGTGTCTCCGGCACGGATACGGGCGTGATCGAAGAGGGCGGCACGCTGGAGACCGACGGCGACGACGCCATCGTCTGGGACGGTCCGGCGACCGGAGCCGGCGTCGTCATCACCAATGACGGGACGATCTCCACCACCGACCGGGCGATCGACACGGACGGCGAGGTGAGCGGCACTTTCACGCTCCAGAACAACGGCGTCATCGAATCCGGCGACGACACGGTGCGCATCAACGATGCCTTCGCCGGCGGCTACCTGCATGTGATCAACACCGGCGAGATGACCTCGGGCGAGGGGCAGGTGTTCGATCTCAACAAGGCGACCGATGCGAGCGCCGTAGTGGTGATCGAGAACAGCGGCAGCATCACCGCGCAGGAGAACGACGCCATCCGCTTCGGCAGCGGCGCCATCACCCTGATCAATTCCGGCACGATCCAGACCCTCAACGAAGACGACCGCGCGCTGAAATTCGACGACGAAGGCAATATCGAGAACGTCTCGACCTTCACCCTCGTAAATGAGGAAGGCGGCAAGATCATCGGCGGCGACGATGCCTTCAAGATCGCCGCCGACGCCGACAACAACGCCTCCAGCGCGGTCATCACCATCGAGAACCATGGGCTGATCGACGGCGGCGCCGGCCAGGCGCTCGACTTCGCCGACCTCACCTCGGCGACCAACACGATCACCATCATCAACCACGCCACCGGCGTCCTGCAGTCCTCGGAAGCCGACGGCATCCGTCCCGGCGCCTTCGCCAGCGTGATCAATTACGGCGTCATCCAGTCGACGGACCTCACCAGCGACGGCGACGGCGTCGACTTCCAGGGCGCCGGCGGCTCGGTTCTGAACAAGACCGGTGGCGAGATCCTCGGGGCGAAACATGGTGTCACCGGCGATGGCGCTGTCACCGTGACAAACGAGGCTGGTGGCATGATCCTCGGCCGCAACGGCTCGGGCATCAACGTCGACAGCACCGGCGACACCATCGTCACCATCACCAATTACGGCACCATCCAGGGCGCCGTGACCGGCCTGCTCGACGACGACGAGGACACGGCCGACGGCACGCCGGACGGCGACGGCGACGGCGTGGACGTCGACGGGCAGGTGATTCTGCACAATTACGGCCTGATCCAGGGCACCGGCGCCACCGGCACCAATGACGGCGATCCGAACACGGCGGACGGCATCGCCGCCGGCGGCGGCCTCATCCACAACCATGCCGGCGCCACCATCCAGGCCTTCGACAACTACGCCAATGAAGGCCAGGACGACGTTGGCCGCGCCATCCTGATCGATGACAGCTCGCAGGGCCCGGCGCCCTTCGCCACCACGCTAATCAACGAGGGCACGGTCGTTTCGGACGGTGTCGCGGTGACCTTCATCGGTGACAATGACGACGTCATCGTCAACGCCGGTGTCATCAGCAGCGACAACGCCAAGGCGGTCGACATGGGCGGTGGCGACGACCTGTTCGTCTACCGCTCGGGGAGCCAGGTCACCGGCTACGTCACCGGCGGCGACGGCGACAACACCTTCGAGCTCGGCGGCAGCGGCAGCTTCAATCTCGGCCTGCTCGGCGACGAGGCGCAGTATCGCGACTTTGGCACGCTGCTGATCGGCGAGGGTTCGAGTTTCACCGGCACCGGCAGCAGCGACTTCGCCGGCGCCGTGGTGGTGGACGGCAGCTTCGTGCTCAACGGCGCGCTGCCCTCGGTGGCGCTGACCATCGCCAACGGGGCGACGCTGGGCGGCAACGCCACGCTCGGCTCGCTGACCGTCGGCAATGGCGGCACGGTTACCCCGGGCAACTCGATCGGCACCGTCACGGTGAACGGCACGGCGACCTTCGACACGGGCTCGACCTATGTCGTCGAGTTCAACCAGACGAGCTCCGACCGGATCGTCGCCGACACCTCGGCGATCAATGGCGGCACGGTGATGCTCTCCAGCGAGGGTGGGCCGCTCAATGTCGGCGCCGTCTACACCATCGTCTCGGCCGATGCGACGACCACGCCGGACGGCAAGTTCGACGGCATCACGATGGCGCAGGACTTCCTGTTCATCGACCCGACGCTCGGCCGCGACGGTGCGTCGGTGACGCTGACGCTGGAGCGCAATGGCACCTCCTTCGCCAGCCTCGCCCAGACCGCCAACCAGCGCGCGGTGGCGAACGCCATCGAGTTCGCCAATGGCGGGCTGCTGCAGTCGACCGTCTTCGCCGCCACGGCGGGCGACCAGGCGGCGATCGCCGAGGGCTTCGACCTGCTCTCCGGCGAGGTGCATGCCTCGGTCGGCACCACGCTGTTCTACCAGTCGAACCTGGTCGCCGACACGCTGGTCGGCCGCCTGCGCCAGGCATCCGCCGCCGGGGACTCGCCGGCCATGGCGGCGCTCGCCGCCGGCGGCCCGGTGACCGCCTATGCCGCCAGGGCGCCGGAGCCGGCGAGCCCGTTCCCGGTGAAGGCCGCGCCGCTCGAGCCGGCCGGCCCGGTCTACGCCACCTGGGCGCAGGGCTTCGGCCAGTGGAACAGCACCGACGGCAACGGCAATGCCGCCGATATCGATAGCTCGCTCGGCGGCTTCCTCGCCGGCGCCGATGTCACCAGTGGCAACGCCACCTTCGGCCTAGCCGCCGGCTACACCTCGTCCAGCACCGACATCGACGACCGGCTGAGCAGCGCCGACGCGGACACCGCGCTGATCGCCGCCTATGCCGGCGCCAGCCTCGACGCCTGGCGCCTGCGCGGCGGCGCCAGCTATGGCTGGAGCGACGTCGACACCAAGCGGACGGCGGCGATGCTCGGCCTCGCCGAGAACCCGCTCGGCTCCTATGACGGCTCGACCGCCAACGTCTTCGTCGAGGCCGCCTATGCGGTCGAGGCGGCCGGCATCGCCTTCGAGCCCTTCGCGCAGATGGCCTGGAGCTGGATCGACACCGACAGCTTCGTCGAGACCAACGCGCCGGTCCTCGGCCTGTCCTCGTCGGGCCTGTCCTATGACGTGCCCTATTCGACCCTCGGCCTGCGCCTCGCCACCAGCTTCGCGGTGGGCGAAGGCACGGTGACGCCGCATGCGACGCTTGCCTGGCGCCATGCCTATGGCGACCTGTCCCCGGAAGTCGCCATGTCCTTCGCTTCGACCGGCGGCGCCTTTACCGTGGCCGGCGCGCCGATCGCTGAGGACAGCTTCGTGCTCGGCGCCGGCATCGATCTCAACATCGGCCAGAACCTGTCGCTGAACGTCGGCTATGAGGGCCAGTTCGCCAGCGACGTAGACACCAACGCGATCAAGGGCGGCCTGACCTACCGCTTCTGA
- a CDS encoding WD40 repeat domain-containing protein, protein MAALSSSPSSLTSKLRPVDVGGAVAGVRFLGPTAAFALEGGAVVLVGEEEQRVEAHKGAILSVSGDAKRLVTGGDDGRVVATKGDGSVEAVFEQKGRWIDQVAVAGDGAVAFSVGKTAYFQPVKGERKSHDFPSTVGGLAFAPKGTRLAVAHYGGASLWFPNAVAKPEVLEWKGSHRGVLWHPEGRFLVTTMQEPALHGWRLPDGAHMRMSGYPSRVRSMAFTVGGRYLATSGSGEAILWPFGSKEGPMGKQPTMLAPRDVRVSAVATHPKDEVIACGYEDGLVLMVRISDGAEILLRAPDGKPVSAMAWRADGGALAIGTEGETAGLLAF, encoded by the coding sequence ATGGCCGCCCTGTCCTCCTCTCCGTCCTCCCTCACCTCGAAGCTGCGCCCCGTCGATGTCGGCGGCGCGGTTGCCGGCGTGCGCTTCCTCGGCCCCACGGCCGCCTTCGCGCTGGAGGGCGGCGCTGTCGTGCTGGTCGGCGAGGAGGAGCAGCGGGTCGAGGCGCACAAGGGCGCCATCCTCTCCGTCTCCGGCGATGCGAAGCGCCTTGTCACCGGCGGCGATGACGGGCGGGTGGTCGCCACCAAGGGCGACGGCTCGGTCGAGGCGGTCTTCGAGCAGAAGGGTCGCTGGATCGACCAGGTGGCGGTTGCCGGCGACGGCGCTGTCGCCTTCTCCGTCGGCAAGACCGCCTATTTCCAGCCGGTGAAGGGCGAGAGGAAGTCGCATGACTTCCCGTCCACCGTCGGCGGCCTCGCCTTCGCGCCGAAGGGCACGCGGCTTGCCGTCGCCCATTATGGCGGGGCGAGCCTGTGGTTCCCGAATGCGGTGGCCAAACCCGAAGTGCTGGAGTGGAAGGGCTCGCATCGCGGCGTGCTCTGGCACCCGGAAGGACGCTTCCTCGTCACCACCATGCAGGAGCCGGCGCTACATGGCTGGCGCCTGCCGGACGGGGCGCATATGCGCATGTCCGGCTATCCCTCGCGGGTGCGCTCGATGGCCTTCACGGTGGGCGGACGTTATCTCGCGACCTCCGGCTCGGGCGAGGCGATCCTCTGGCCCTTCGGCTCGAAGGAAGGGCCGATGGGCAAGCAGCCCACCATGCTCGCCCCGCGCGACGTGCGCGTCTCGGCGGTGGCCACCCACCCCAAGGACGAGGTCATCGCCTGCGGCTATGAGGACGGGCTGGTGCTGATGGTGCGCATCTCCGACGGCGCCGAGATCCTGCTGCGCGCACCGGACGGCAAGCCGGTCAGCGCCATGGCCTGGCGGGCGGATGGTGGGGCGCTCGCCATCGGTACAGAAGGCGAGACGGCGGGCCTTCTCGCCTTCTGA
- a CDS encoding CobW family GTP-binding protein: MPDTETNKIPVTVLTGYLGAGKTTLLNRILSEPHGKKFAVVVNEFGEIGIDNDLVVGADEEVFEMNNGCICCTVRGDLIRIIDGLLRRKGDFDGIIVETTGLADPAPVAQTFFVDETVGAKTALDAVVTVADAKWLKDRLKDAPEAKNQIAFADVILLNKTDLVSETELKDVEMRIRAINPFARIHRTQKSDIAIDKVLGQGAFDLDRITAIDPDFLEGGHKHFHDEDMQSFSFSSDKPLDPDKFFPWIQELTQKEGPNILRSKGILAFKDDPDRFVFQGVHMILDGDHQRPWRDDEAKLSRIVFIGRHLDQKALEAGFRACVA, encoded by the coding sequence ATGCCCGACACTGAGACCAACAAGATCCCCGTCACCGTGCTGACCGGCTATCTCGGCGCCGGCAAGACCACGCTGCTCAACCGCATCCTCTCCGAGCCGCACGGCAAGAAATTCGCCGTCGTCGTCAACGAGTTCGGCGAGATCGGCATCGACAACGACCTCGTCGTGGGCGCCGACGAGGAAGTGTTCGAGATGAACAACGGCTGCATCTGCTGCACCGTGCGCGGCGACCTGATCCGCATCATCGACGGCCTGCTGCGCCGCAAGGGCGATTTCGACGGCATCATCGTCGAGACCACCGGCCTTGCCGATCCGGCCCCAGTTGCCCAGACCTTCTTCGTCGACGAGACCGTCGGCGCCAAGACCGCGCTCGACGCGGTGGTGACGGTCGCCGACGCCAAATGGCTGAAGGACCGGCTGAAGGACGCGCCCGAGGCGAAGAACCAGATCGCCTTCGCCGACGTCATCCTGCTCAACAAGACCGACCTCGTCTCGGAGACCGAGCTGAAGGACGTCGAGATGCGCATCCGCGCCATCAACCCCTTCGCCCGCATCCACCGCACGCAGAAGTCCGACATCGCCATCGACAAGGTGCTGGGGCAGGGCGCGTTCGACCTCGACCGCATCACCGCCATCGACCCCGACTTCCTCGAGGGCGGCCACAAGCACTTCCACGACGAGGACATGCAGTCCTTCTCCTTCTCGTCCGACAAGCCGCTGGACCCGGACAAGTTCTTCCCCTGGATCCAGGAGCTGACCCAGAAGGAGGGACCGAATATCCTGCGCTCCAAGGGCATTCTGGCCTTCAAGGACGACCCGGACCGCTTCGTGTTCCAGGGCGTGCACATGATCCTCGACGGCGACCACCAGCGCCCCTGGCGCGACGACGAGGCGAAGCTGAGCCGCATCGTCTTCATCGGCCGCCATCTCGACCAGAAGGCGCTGGAAGCCGGTTTCCGCGCCTGCGTGGCGTGA
- a CDS encoding metal ABC transporter substrate-binding protein, whose amino-acid sequence MLTRRHWLAAALALGLTTPAFAQDAPAKIPVVATFSILGDFVKEVGGDRVSVSTLVGPNGDAHVFQPSPADAKKVAAARLVFVNGLGFEGWIDRLVKASGTKAEVVVATTGITPREMAEEEDDHDHDHKKHADAHDHGGTDPHAWQSVDNAEVYVANIRDALIAADPAGKATYEANAAAYTAKLDALDAQVKAAIAAIPAERRRIITSHDAFGYFGAAYGMDFVAPQGVSTESEASAKDVARIIRQIKAEKIPAVFMENISDPRLVKRIAAETDAKIGGELYSDALSDDKGPASTYIDMMQNNIRQFSAALSS is encoded by the coding sequence ATGCTGACCCGCCGCCACTGGCTCGCCGCTGCGCTCGCGCTCGGCCTCACGACCCCTGCCTTTGCGCAGGACGCCCCGGCCAAGATCCCGGTCGTCGCGACCTTCTCGATCCTCGGCGACTTCGTGAAGGAGGTCGGCGGCGACCGCGTGAGCGTGTCCACCCTGGTCGGGCCGAACGGCGACGCGCACGTCTTCCAGCCTTCCCCGGCTGACGCCAAGAAGGTCGCCGCCGCCAGGCTGGTCTTCGTCAACGGCCTCGGCTTCGAAGGCTGGATCGACCGGCTGGTCAAGGCCTCCGGCACCAAGGCCGAGGTCGTCGTCGCCACCACCGGCATCACCCCGCGCGAGATGGCCGAGGAGGAGGACGATCACGACCATGATCACAAGAAGCACGCGGATGCGCACGACCATGGCGGCACCGATCCGCATGCGTGGCAGTCGGTCGACAATGCCGAGGTCTATGTCGCCAACATCCGCGACGCGCTGATCGCTGCCGACCCCGCGGGCAAGGCGACCTATGAGGCCAACGCCGCCGCCTATACGGCCAAGCTCGACGCGCTGGACGCGCAGGTGAAGGCGGCCATCGCCGCCATTCCCGCCGAGCGGCGGCGCATCATCACCTCGCACGACGCCTTCGGCTATTTCGGCGCCGCCTATGGCATGGACTTCGTCGCGCCGCAGGGCGTGTCGACCGAGAGCGAAGCGTCCGCCAAGGACGTCGCCCGCATCATCCGCCAGATCAAGGCCGAGAAGATCCCGGCCGTGTTCATGGAGAACATTTCCGATCCGCGCCTCGTCAAGCGCATCGCGGCCGAGACCGACGCCAAGATCGGCGGCGAGCTCTATTCCGACGCGCTGTCCGATGACAAAGGCCCGGCGAGCACCTACATCGACATGATGCAGAACAACATCCGCCAGTTCTCCGCGGCGCTGTCGAGCTGA
- a CDS encoding metal ABC transporter permease: protein MYDLLLSPFVEFDFMRRALVGVLALGVGAGPVGVLMMLRRMSLAGDAMAHAILPGAAVGFLAAGLNLFAMTVGGLVAGFAVALGAGAVARATDMKEDAALAAFYLVSLALGVLLVSLRGSNVDLLHVLFGTVLALDDATLLLIVGISSLTLVVLALFWRPMVLESVDPGFLRSVSRAGAPSHLVFLALVVTNLVGGFHALGTLLAVGMMMLPAAAARFWTRELTALVGVSVLIACGSGVIGLLVSYHSGAPSGPAIILVAGAAYALSVLFGPVGGLLPRLMPRRHLEA, encoded by the coding sequence ATGTACGACCTTCTCCTTTCCCCCTTCGTCGAGTTCGACTTCATGCGCCGCGCGCTGGTCGGTGTGCTGGCGCTCGGCGTCGGCGCCGGGCCGGTCGGCGTCCTGATGATGCTGCGGCGCATGAGCCTTGCCGGCGACGCCATGGCGCACGCCATATTGCCCGGCGCGGCGGTCGGCTTCCTTGCCGCCGGGCTCAACCTCTTCGCCATGACCGTCGGCGGGCTGGTCGCCGGCTTCGCGGTGGCGCTCGGCGCCGGTGCGGTGGCCCGCGCCACCGACATGAAGGAGGACGCGGCGCTTGCCGCCTTCTACCTCGTCTCGCTGGCGCTCGGCGTGCTGCTGGTCTCGTTGCGCGGCTCCAATGTCGACCTGCTGCATGTGCTGTTCGGCACGGTGCTGGCGCTCGACGACGCGACGCTCCTGCTGATCGTCGGGATCTCGTCCCTGACCCTCGTCGTGCTCGCGCTGTTCTGGCGGCCCATGGTGCTGGAAAGCGTCGATCCCGGCTTCCTGCGCTCGGTGAGCCGGGCGGGGGCGCCCTCGCACCTCGTCTTCCTGGCGCTGGTCGTCACCAACCTCGTCGGCGGCTTCCATGCGCTCGGCACGCTGCTGGCGGTCGGCATGATGATGCTGCCCGCTGCTGCGGCGCGGTTCTGGACCCGCGAGCTGACCGCGCTGGTCGGCGTGTCGGTGCTGATCGCCTGCGGCTCCGGCGTGATCGGGCTGCTGGTCTCCTACCATTCCGGCGCGCCCTCCGGGCCCGCCATCATCCTCGTCGCCGGCGCCGCCTATGCGCTGTCGGTGCTGTTCGGGCCGGTGGGCGGGCTGCTGCCCCGCCTGATGCCGCGCCGCCATCTCGAAGCCTGA
- the aztA gene encoding zinc ABC transporter ATP-binding protein AztA, which translates to MGNVISFRDLTLGYDRHPAVHHLDGDVPEGALLAVCGPNGAGKSTLLKGIAGVLSPLAGHIDGHVPAREIAYLPQAAEVDRSFPIDVYDLVAMGLWRRSGLFGGIGRADRDRIEHAIAAVGLEGFEARPIGTLSGGQMQRTLFARLLLQDARLILLDEPFTALDAGTVADLTALVERWNGEGRTVIAVLHDLELVRVHFPQTLLLARMPVAWGATREVLTSTNLNEARRMCEAWDDRAPACAPGEAA; encoded by the coding sequence ATGGGCAACGTGATCTCCTTCCGCGACCTGACGCTCGGCTATGACCGGCACCCGGCCGTGCATCACCTCGATGGCGACGTGCCGGAGGGGGCGCTGCTCGCGGTGTGCGGGCCGAACGGCGCCGGCAAGTCGACGCTGCTCAAGGGCATCGCCGGGGTGCTCTCGCCGTTGGCCGGGCACATAGACGGCCATGTGCCGGCGCGCGAGATCGCCTATCTGCCGCAGGCGGCCGAGGTCGACCGCTCCTTCCCCATCGACGTCTACGACCTCGTCGCCATGGGGCTGTGGCGCCGCTCCGGCCTGTTCGGCGGCATCGGCCGTGCCGACCGCGACCGGATCGAACACGCCATCGCCGCCGTGGGGCTGGAAGGCTTCGAGGCGCGGCCCATCGGCACGCTGTCCGGCGGGCAGATGCAGCGCACGCTGTTCGCCCGCCTGCTGCTGCAGGATGCGCGCCTCATCCTGCTCGACGAGCCCTTCACCGCGCTCGACGCCGGCACCGTCGCCGACCTCACCGCGCTCGTCGAGCGCTGGAACGGCGAGGGCCGCACGGTGATCGCCGTGCTGCACGACCTCGAACTGGTGCGGGTCCATTTCCCGCAGACCCTGCTGCTGGCGCGTATGCCGGTGGCCTGGGGCGCCACGCGCGAGGTGCTCACCTCCACCAACCTCAATGAGGCGCGTCGCATGTGCGAGGCGTGGGACGACCGCGCTCCTGCCTGCGCGCCGGGGGAAGCAGCGTGA